A stretch of the Malus sylvestris chromosome 10, drMalSylv7.2, whole genome shotgun sequence genome encodes the following:
- the LOC126587121 gene encoding LOW QUALITY PROTEIN: DNA repair RAD52-like protein 2, chloroplastic (The sequence of the model RefSeq protein was modified relative to this genomic sequence to represent the inferred CDS: substituted 2 bases at 2 genomic stop codons) → MALQTSISSNALLSTSSSVPSRAASIRLXARMIGAGIXGRRKTRRGGRVCMIACRSSIGGDGGGKNEVPNSNYVVPLDKSFSYTNSSYITRPLAEILRYLNKRIPDNIIQTSPENPSSTFIPWYHANRMLSFYALGWCEEICDVIFSDNGSVTVVYRVTVRGSDRKMKSNKFRIGMDFFHKAKAMRLRSHHDKYLLAEDDDESVTQERNGSSTRARWTVEVVTEADNII, encoded by the coding sequence ATGGCTTTGCAGACTAGTATCAGCAGCAATGCCCTGCTTTCGACATCTTCGTCGGTTCCGTCTAGAGCTGCTTCCATTCGACTTTGAGCCCGAATGATCGGAGCTGGAATCTGAGGTCGGAGGAAAACGAGAAGGGGAGGAAGGGTTTGTATGATCGCATGTAGGAGCAGCATAGGCGGCGATGGCGGCGGAAAGAATGAAGTGCCCAATTCGAATTATGTGGTGCCCCTTGACAAATCGTTTTCGTATACCAACTCGTCCTACATCACTCGCCCTCTCGCTGAAATCCTCAGATACCTCAATAAGAGAATCCCTGACAACATCATCCAGACGTCACCTGAAAATCCCTCATCCACCTTCATCCCTTGGTACCATGCGAATCGGATGCTGAGCTTCTACGCTCTTGGATGGTGTGAAGAAATCTGTGATGTTATATTTTCTGACAATGGAAGTGTGACTGTGGTATACCGTGTCACTGTACGTGGATCTGATAGAAAGATGAAATCCAACAAGTTCCGAATTGGAATGGACTTCTTCCACAAGGCCAAGGCAATGCGCCTCCGCAGCCACCACGACAAGTACCTCTTAGCGGAAGATGACGATGAGTCTGTCACCCAGGAACGAAACGGGTCATCCACGAGGGCACGATGGACCGTCGAGGTTGTAACCGAAGCTGATAACATCATCTGA